The Lycium barbarum isolate Lr01 chromosome 12, ASM1917538v2, whole genome shotgun sequence genome includes a region encoding these proteins:
- the LOC132624605 gene encoding G-type lectin S-receptor-like serine/threonine-protein kinase At2g19130 has protein sequence MDFQLFWTFNAAASSGNEWIIRDTLVSKHGKFELGFIRPGASDKLLIVNVCGAFGICDISASPLCECLQGYEPKFKLDWDIDDYSGGCVRKTPPQCGSNNEGFVHIQNVELPASSESMQVGNDQICEYICLSNCSCNAYAYSSGGECLLWNDDLIDLKRLPNNSRQVEFNIKLFESSNRD, from the exons ATGGATTTCCAGCTGTTTTGGACTTTCAATGCAGCGGCATCCAGTGGGAATGAGTGGATTATTA GAGATACTTTAGTATCCAAACACGGGAAGTTTGAATTGGGCTTCATCAGGCCAGGTGCTTCTGATAAGCTCTTAATTG TAAATGTTTGTGGTGCTTTTGGAATTTGTGACATAAGTGCCAGTCCACTCTGTGAATGCTTACAAGGTTATGAACCAAAGTTTAAATTAGATTGGGATATTGATGACTATTCTGGTGGGTGTGTGAGAAAAACTCCACCGCAGTGTGGAAGCAATAATGAAGGTTTTGTCCATATACAAAATGTAGAACTTCCTGCGTCATCTGAATCAATGCAAGTGGGGAATGATCAGATCTGTGAATATATATGTTTATCTAATTGCTCATGCAACGCTTATGCTTACAGCAGTGGTGGAGAGTGCTTATTATGGAATGACGATCTGATTGATCTGAAAAGATTACCCAATAATTCACGTCAAGTAGAGTTCAATATTAAACTTTTTGAAAGCTCCAACAGAGATTAG